A region of Ornithodoros turicata isolate Travis chromosome 5, ASM3712646v1, whole genome shotgun sequence DNA encodes the following proteins:
- the LOC135393835 gene encoding uncharacterized protein LOC135393835, whose protein sequence is MAFASIGKAKLVCIIFLLCSVFRIVELIVISAYPTEEDRYGQRVVLLVFIFLKASFESVNCFADIGLFFSMNNFQDSHAPLRVFIVWHLLSAIGGVPVSLYIFWYRHGDTFQPKDPRTTIPAITTPSTSPPPEENTFDLTSLAESGAKLMNKEYFIGSAVSTLIELLIKLFMMYHFITFYNLRVAERARLIAKAESHNSKGKSAQAPHPDKKPSGLPLQEADHKGSGLRPPPPPPPLSPSKAEAAKPNPAGAPPKG, encoded by the exons ATGG CTTTCGCAAGTATTGGCAAGGCCAAGCTGGTTTGCATAATCTTCCTT CTGTGCAGTGTATTTCGCATTGTTGAGCTGATCGTCATAAGTGCCTACCCTACTGAAGAAGATAGATACGGCCAACGGG TGGTGCTCCTGGTGTTTATCTTTCTGAAGGCATCGTTCGAGTCTGTCAACTGCTTTGCCGACATCGGACTATTCTTCAGTATGAACAAT TTTCAGGATTCTCATGCGCCTCTGAGAGTGTTTATTGTTTGGCATTTGTTGTCGGCGATCGGCGGCGTCCCTGTCAGCCTCTACATATTCTGGTACAGACACGGAGACACATTCCAGCCG AAAGACCCAAGGACGACGATTCCAGCGATCACAACGCCGTCTACGTCTCCGCCTCCAGAAGAGAACACGTTC GACCTCACTTCGCTCGCTGAATCGGGAGCTAAGCTGATGAAT AAAGAGTACTTCATAGGCAGCGCCGTCTCCACCCTGATCGAACTCCTTATAAAG TTATTCATGATGTACCACTTCATCACCTTCTACAACCTGCGAGTAGCGGAAAGAGCGAGGTTAATAGCTAAAGCGGAATCACATAACTCCAAAGGGAAATCAGCACAAGCACCACACCCCGATAAGAAACCCTCCGGACTTCCACTGCAAGAAGCCGACCATAAAGGTTCGGGACTACGACCACCTCCGCCGCCACCACCGCTGTCACCTTCGAAAGCTGAAGCCGCGAAGCCGAACCCGGCTGGCGCTCCTCCTAAAGGGTGA